The following are encoded in a window of Solibacillus sp. FSL R7-0668 genomic DNA:
- a CDS encoding glutamate-1-semialdehyde 2,1-aminomutase, translated as MNHTKSEQLHEEALQHIVGGVNSPSRSYQAVGGGAPVVMARGKGAYFWDVDGNRYIDYLAAYGPIVTGHGHPHIAKAIAHAAETGVLFGTPTEHEITFAKMLKEAIPTLDKVRFNNSGTEAVMTCVRVARAFTGRTKIMKFAGCYHGHFDQVLVAAGSGPATLGSPDSAGVPTSVATEVITVPFNNIQAFDEAVAVWGDQLAGILIEPIVGNFGIVEPNPGFLEHVHAVAKETGFLTIHDEVITAFRFHYGAAHTMLGLTPDLVAMGKVIGGGLPIGAYGGRQEVMDTVAPLGPAYQAGTMAGNPASMQAGIACLEVLQQPGIYDEMDRLGALLEEGILASAKKHGVTITLNRLKGAFAVYFTDEKVENYEQAENTDGEKFGRFFKLMLSQGVNLAPSRYEAWFLTTEHTEADVEETLKAVDYAFSQL; from the coding sequence ATGAATCATACAAAATCTGAACAACTGCACGAAGAAGCCCTACAACATATCGTTGGCGGTGTAAATAGCCCATCACGTTCTTATCAAGCTGTTGGCGGCGGTGCTCCTGTCGTAATGGCACGCGGAAAGGGCGCATACTTTTGGGATGTAGACGGCAATCGCTATATTGACTATTTAGCAGCTTACGGTCCAATCGTAACTGGGCACGGTCACCCACATATCGCAAAGGCCATTGCACATGCAGCTGAAACAGGTGTATTATTCGGGACACCAACAGAGCATGAAATTACTTTTGCCAAAATGTTAAAAGAAGCCATCCCTACATTAGATAAGGTTCGCTTCAACAACTCTGGTACAGAAGCAGTAATGACTTGCGTACGTGTTGCACGTGCTTTCACTGGTCGCACAAAAATCATGAAATTTGCTGGTTGCTATCACGGTCACTTCGACCAAGTCCTTGTAGCAGCAGGTTCTGGTCCTGCAACACTTGGTTCACCTGACTCTGCTGGTGTACCAACATCGGTCGCAACAGAAGTGATTACCGTGCCATTCAATAATATCCAAGCCTTTGATGAAGCTGTAGCCGTATGGGGGGATCAATTAGCTGGGATTTTAATCGAGCCAATCGTTGGTAACTTCGGTATCGTCGAACCAAACCCTGGCTTCTTAGAGCATGTACATGCGGTTGCAAAAGAAACAGGCTTCCTAACAATTCACGATGAAGTCATTACTGCATTCCGTTTCCACTACGGTGCTGCGCATACAATGTTAGGTCTAACACCAGATTTAGTAGCTATGGGGAAAGTAATCGGTGGCGGTTTACCAATCGGTGCTTACGGTGGTCGCCAAGAAGTAATGGATACCGTTGCACCACTTGGACCAGCTTACCAAGCAGGCACAATGGCGGGTAACCCTGCAAGTATGCAAGCTGGGATTGCCTGTCTGGAAGTGTTACAGCAACCTGGCATTTACGATGAAATGGATCGCTTAGGCGCGTTATTAGAAGAAGGTATATTAGCTTCTGCCAAAAAGCATGGTGTAACAATTACCTTAAACCGCTTAAAGGGTGCTTTTGCCGTGTACTTCACAGACGAAAAGGTAGAAAACTACGAGCAAGCTGAAAATACAGATGGCGAAAAATTCGGCCGCTTCTTTAAATTAATGCTTTCTCAAGGTGTAAACTTAGCGCCATCAAGATATGAAGCTTGGTTCTTAACAACCGAGCATACAGAAGCAGATGTTGAAGAAACATTAAAAGCAGTGGATTATGCATTTTCTCAACTGTAA
- a CDS encoding FUSC family protein, which translates to MKLGARVLKTGVAIVFALFLAELLHVPSPVFAAIAAVFAIQPSIYRSYLTIIEQIQGNLIGATVAVIFGLIFGHHIVAVGMAAIIVLGIMMKLKLEKSISLALVTVIAIMEVPGDDFLTFGFIRFGTVMLGVFAAFTVNLVFLPPKYEVKLFKKINAMQDDIIRWTRLAVRQASEHTSTKMAITKLQSRLNELDTMYGFFKEERGYFKNQKYVKARKLVVYRQMLTTTKKSLELLMRLHKHENELGKLPVQFQIIIQERLDFLLTYHEQLLLKYTGKLRPEHSKWTRHEEYLQGSELMEQFIKQIAIAQEEAKEDEQFSSYHLLYILSRILDYEENLEHLDTLIVSYRSYHSDEKNVDLESDFY; encoded by the coding sequence ATGAAATTAGGTGCACGTGTTTTAAAAACTGGTGTAGCCATTGTTTTCGCGCTATTTTTAGCTGAACTTTTACATGTACCATCACCCGTATTTGCAGCAATTGCTGCTGTTTTCGCCATTCAACCCTCCATTTACCGCTCTTATCTAACCATTATTGAACAAATACAAGGGAACTTAATCGGCGCAACAGTTGCTGTTATTTTTGGTTTAATATTTGGTCATCATATTGTCGCTGTAGGGATGGCAGCCATTATCGTACTCGGCATCATGATGAAATTAAAGCTCGAAAAATCCATTTCACTGGCACTCGTTACGGTAATTGCCATTATGGAGGTGCCAGGTGATGATTTTTTAACATTTGGTTTCATTCGATTTGGCACAGTCATGCTTGGGGTATTTGCAGCATTCACCGTGAACTTAGTATTTTTACCACCGAAATATGAGGTTAAATTATTCAAAAAAATCAATGCGATGCAAGATGATATTATTCGCTGGACTCGTCTAGCTGTACGTCAGGCAAGTGAGCATACATCAACGAAAATGGCGATTACCAAATTGCAATCACGCTTAAACGAGCTCGATACGATGTATGGCTTTTTCAAAGAAGAACGAGGCTATTTTAAAAACCAAAAATATGTAAAGGCACGTAAACTGGTTGTCTATCGTCAAATGTTAACTACAACTAAAAAAAGCTTAGAGCTCCTAATGCGCCTACACAAGCATGAAAATGAGTTAGGGAAATTACCAGTGCAATTTCAAATTATTATTCAGGAACGGTTAGATTTCTTATTAACCTACCACGAACAGCTCTTACTAAAATATACAGGGAAATTAAGACCTGAACATTCAAAGTGGACGCGTCACGAGGAATACTTACAAGGTAGTGAGCTAATGGAACAATTCATCAAGCAAATTGCCATTGCCCAGGAAGAAGCAAAAGAGGATGAACAATTTTCAAGCTATCACTTGCTGTACATCTTGTCTCGAATATTAGATTACGAGGAAAACTTGGAGCATTTAGATACGCTCATCGTTTCGTATCGAAGCTACCATAGTGATGAAAAGAATGTAGATTTAGAATCTGATTTCTATTAA
- a CDS encoding ABC transporter permease, with protein MTELVPKQSHAIEQQERVNGPWREAWLSFKKSKSALVGSAIVLFFVLIAIFGPLFAPQGINDQNLSLRLQPPSAEFWFGTDDLGRDVFSRILHGARISLTVGLAAVLISAVAGSFLGILAGYYGRWIDTIISRIFDIMLAFPSILLAIAVVSILGPSLQNALIAIAIINIPSFGRLIRSRVLSIKEEEYIHAARATGMKNARILWNHILPNSMTPVIVQGTLSIATAIIEAAALGFLGLGAEAPQPEWGKMLADARMFLLNAPWAMIFPGLAIMLTVIGFNLMGDGLRDALDPKMKS; from the coding sequence ATGACGGAATTGGTTCCAAAACAGTCACACGCTATTGAACAACAGGAAAGAGTGAATGGACCTTGGCGAGAAGCGTGGCTAAGCTTTAAAAAGAGTAAATCGGCGTTAGTAGGAAGTGCAATTGTCCTGTTCTTTGTACTAATTGCGATTTTTGGTCCATTATTTGCACCACAGGGCATTAATGATCAAAACTTAAGTCTTCGTTTGCAGCCTCCATCTGCGGAGTTTTGGTTTGGAACGGATGACTTAGGGCGAGACGTATTTTCGCGTATTTTACATGGGGCACGTATTTCATTGACGGTTGGACTAGCCGCTGTGCTTATTTCGGCTGTTGCCGGGAGCTTTTTGGGAATTCTCGCTGGTTATTATGGACGTTGGATAGACACGATTATCTCGCGGATTTTTGATATTATGCTAGCATTCCCGAGTATATTATTAGCGATTGCGGTTGTTTCGATTTTAGGGCCTTCTTTGCAAAATGCATTGATAGCAATTGCGATTATTAATATTCCGAGCTTTGGTCGTCTCATTCGTTCGCGCGTGCTAAGTATCAAAGAAGAGGAATATATTCATGCGGCGAGAGCGACCGGTATGAAAAATGCACGTATTTTATGGAATCATATTTTGCCGAATTCCATGACACCGGTAATTGTACAAGGGACATTATCGATTGCTACAGCCATTATTGAAGCGGCAGCACTCGGATTTTTAGGACTTGGCGCAGAGGCACCACAACCAGAATGGGGAAAAATGCTGGCAGATGCGCGAATGTTTTTGCTAAATGCACCATGGGCTATGATTTTTCCGGGGTTAGCCATTATGTTAACAGTAATTGGCTTTAACTTAATGGGAGATGGTTTACGTGATGCACTCGATCCCAAGATGAAAAGCTAA
- a CDS encoding ABC transporter permease: MLHYIGKRLLHLIPVLLGMTFIVFLIIRAIPGDPAQVILGQQATAETIAALRQKLGLDNPWYIQYFDYLKGVFTGDLGESLRTRQPILSEVWPYLAATFELAFFAIFIAVILGVNAGIISAWFQNSWFDYVAMVIALIGVSMPIFWLGLMEQWVFSINLGWLPTSGRENVRDPITAITHFYLLDTLLQGRFDQFIVVLKHLLLPGIALATIPTAIIARMTRASMLEVMRSDFIRTARAKGQKMFIVVYKHALKNALIPVLTVVGLQTGMLLGGAILTETIFSWPGIGRYIYEAIGFRDYPVIQSGILIVAFLFVMINLLVDILYTVIDSRIKYN; encoded by the coding sequence ATGCTTCACTACATTGGCAAACGTTTATTACATTTAATTCCTGTGTTATTAGGGATGACCTTTATTGTGTTCTTAATTATTCGTGCGATTCCAGGAGATCCCGCACAAGTCATTTTAGGACAGCAAGCAACTGCAGAAACAATTGCAGCACTTCGCCAAAAGTTAGGGTTAGACAATCCTTGGTATATACAGTATTTCGATTATTTAAAAGGTGTATTTACCGGAGATTTAGGCGAATCCTTGCGTACACGACAGCCGATTCTTTCGGAAGTGTGGCCGTATTTAGCAGCTACATTTGAATTAGCCTTTTTCGCGATTTTCATTGCGGTCATTTTAGGGGTAAATGCAGGAATTATTTCTGCGTGGTTTCAAAATTCATGGTTCGATTATGTAGCGATGGTCATTGCATTAATTGGCGTTTCGATGCCGATTTTCTGGTTAGGTTTAATGGAGCAGTGGGTTTTTAGTATTAATTTAGGGTGGTTGCCGACATCTGGACGCGAAAATGTACGTGATCCCATTACGGCCATTACGCATTTTTACTTATTAGATACGTTGTTGCAAGGTCGCTTTGATCAATTTATCGTTGTGTTAAAGCATTTATTATTACCAGGCATTGCACTTGCGACGATTCCAACAGCCATTATTGCACGTATGACACGTGCTTCGATGCTTGAAGTGATGCGTTCTGATTTCATCCGTACAGCGCGCGCAAAGGGACAAAAAATGTTTATCGTTGTGTATAAGCACGCATTAAAAAACGCATTGATTCCCGTGTTGACGGTTGTTGGCTTACAAACAGGAATGCTGTTAGGTGGTGCAATTTTAACGGAAACGATTTTTAGCTGGCCGGGTATTGGACGCTATATTTATGAAGCAATTGGATTCCGTGATTACCCAGTTATTCAATCCGGCATTTTAATTGTTGCCTTTTTATTCGTTATGATTAATTTACTTGTAGATATTCTTTATACGGTCATTGATTCTCGAATTAAATACAACTAG
- a CDS encoding ABC transporter substrate-binding protein, producing MKGKKYILAFILLLTMTVFLAACNTSDSGSTSTDSNSDSGTPSTDSNTTDNSTTSTPQVLVFGRGADSVSLDPAIVTDGESFKVTQNLFETLLNFGEQNTTIHPGLAKEWQVSDDGLTYTFQLQEGVKFHDGTDFNAEAVVKNINRWKGGTEEDFYYFNSMFKAEGADVIADVKADGDYTVVFTLSRPQAPFLKNLAMSPFGIASPTAFEAAGDKFGDNPVGTGPFKFTEWKRNDSITIEKNADYWQQGLPKLDKVIFRSIPDNSARLNALTAGDIDLADGINPSDGKTVEGNADLQLIERPSMNIGYLGLTNTRPPFDNKLVRQAVNYAIDKQAIVDAFFEGRAQVAANPMPSSISGYNEAIEPYPYDPEKAKSLLAEAGYDGKEIELWAMPVPRPYMPDGAKVAEVIQKNLEDVGIKSKIVTFEWATYLEKAKNGDADAFMLGWTGDNGDADNFIYTLLDKDNIGSNNYAYYSNDEVHDLLIKAQSETDENVRNDLYKKAQEIIHEDAPWVPLAHSTPLLAAKAGVKGFLPHPTGSDKLDNVSIE from the coding sequence ATGAAAGGGAAAAAGTATATCCTTGCGTTCATCTTGCTTTTAACGATGACAGTGTTTTTAGCAGCATGTAACACAAGTGATTCTGGTTCGACGTCAACGGATTCAAATTCAGATTCTGGTACGCCATCAACTGATAGTAACACGACAGATAACTCGACAACTTCCACACCTCAAGTGTTAGTATTTGGTCGCGGTGCGGATTCCGTATCACTCGATCCTGCGATTGTAACTGACGGTGAATCGTTTAAAGTGACACAAAACTTATTTGAAACATTACTAAACTTTGGAGAGCAAAATACAACAATTCATCCAGGTTTAGCAAAAGAGTGGCAAGTTTCGGATGATGGCTTAACGTACACATTCCAATTGCAAGAAGGGGTAAAATTCCATGACGGAACAGACTTCAATGCTGAAGCGGTCGTGAAAAACATCAACCGTTGGAAAGGTGGAACAGAAGAAGATTTCTACTACTTCAACTCCATGTTTAAAGCAGAAGGCGCAGATGTCATTGCAGACGTAAAGGCAGATGGCGATTATACAGTTGTCTTCACGCTTTCTCGTCCACAAGCGCCGTTCTTAAAAAACCTTGCCATGAGCCCGTTTGGTATCGCTTCGCCAACAGCGTTTGAAGCAGCAGGTGACAAATTTGGCGACAATCCAGTAGGTACAGGTCCATTCAAATTTACGGAATGGAAACGTAATGATTCGATTACAATCGAAAAAAATGCTGACTACTGGCAACAAGGCTTACCAAAATTAGACAAAGTGATTTTCCGCTCCATTCCAGATAACTCAGCACGTTTAAATGCACTAACGGCAGGGGATATCGATTTAGCGGACGGTATTAATCCTTCTGACGGTAAGACTGTAGAAGGAAATGCAGATTTACAGTTAATCGAGCGTCCTTCCATGAATATTGGGTATTTAGGTTTAACAAATACACGTCCACCATTTGACAACAAATTAGTACGTCAAGCAGTGAACTATGCGATAGATAAGCAAGCGATTGTAGATGCGTTCTTCGAGGGGCGTGCACAGGTGGCCGCAAACCCAATGCCATCATCAATTAGCGGCTATAACGAAGCAATTGAGCCATATCCGTATGATCCTGAAAAGGCAAAATCATTATTAGCAGAAGCAGGCTATGATGGTAAAGAAATCGAGTTATGGGCAATGCCAGTTCCACGTCCATACATGCCAGACGGAGCAAAAGTAGCTGAAGTTATTCAAAAGAACTTAGAGGATGTAGGCATCAAATCTAAAATCGTTACGTTTGAATGGGCAACGTATTTAGAAAAGGCGAAAAACGGTGATGCCGATGCGTTCATGCTTGGTTGGACAGGGGACAATGGAGATGCGGATAACTTTATCTATACATTATTAGATAAAGATAATATCGGTTCAAACAACTACGCGTATTATTCAAATGATGAGGTCCATGATTTATTAATCAAAGCACAATCAGAAACAGATGAAAATGTGCGTAATGATCTATACAAAAAAGCACAAGAAATTATTCATGAGGATGCCCCATGGGTTCCTTTAGCACACTCAACACCATTATTAGCAGCAAAAGCAGGTGTGAAAGGCTTCCTACCACACCCAACTGGCTCTGATAAATTAGATAACGTGTCTATCGAATAG
- a CDS encoding ABC transporter ATP-binding protein translates to MAKVLLKVENLKKYFPIRHGMFSRHIGDVKAVDDVSFELFEGETLGIVGESGCGKSTTGRAIMRLSEPTAGAITFDGVELTALNKEAMRKARRDIQMVFQDPYASLNPRHTIGKILEEPLIVHGIGSVQERKKKVYEYLEIVGLSAYHAKRYPHQFSGGQRQRIGIARALMTNPKLIIADEPVSALDVSIQAQVLNLMQKLQEDLQLTYIFIAHDLGVVRHISDRVGVMYLGKMVELAESESLYNEPLHPYSQALLSAVPIPDPQFEREQFILKGDIPSPSNPPSGCTFHTRCPKAMEHCKTVVPKLQQVKPGHSVACHLYDTQQ, encoded by the coding sequence ATGGCGAAAGTGCTGCTGAAAGTTGAGAATTTAAAAAAATATTTCCCGATTCGTCATGGCATGTTTTCACGCCATATCGGTGATGTAAAGGCAGTAGATGATGTTTCATTCGAATTATTTGAAGGGGAAACATTAGGGATTGTCGGTGAATCGGGCTGCGGGAAATCGACGACAGGTCGTGCCATTATGCGTCTATCAGAGCCTACTGCAGGTGCCATTACATTTGATGGTGTGGAGCTGACTGCGCTAAATAAAGAGGCCATGCGGAAAGCACGAAGAGATATTCAAATGGTGTTCCAAGATCCATATGCTTCACTCAATCCGAGGCATACCATTGGGAAAATATTAGAAGAACCACTCATCGTACATGGAATTGGCAGTGTACAAGAGCGTAAAAAGAAAGTCTACGAATATTTAGAGATTGTTGGCTTGAGTGCCTATCATGCTAAACGTTATCCACATCAATTTAGTGGTGGGCAGCGTCAGCGTATTGGCATTGCACGTGCGCTTATGACCAATCCGAAGCTTATTATTGCCGATGAACCGGTATCCGCACTAGATGTATCGATTCAAGCGCAAGTATTAAATTTAATGCAAAAACTTCAGGAAGATTTACAACTTACGTATATTTTCATTGCCCATGATTTAGGGGTAGTGCGCCATATTAGTGACCGCGTAGGTGTGATGTATTTGGGGAAAATGGTGGAGCTTGCAGAAAGTGAATCCTTATATAATGAACCGCTACATCCCTATTCACAAGCGCTATTATCAGCTGTTCCGATTCCTGATCCGCAATTTGAGCGTGAGCAGTTCATTTTAAAAGGGGATATACCAAGCCCGTCCAACCCGCCTTCTGGTTGTACATTCCATACGCGCTGTCCAAAAGCGATGGAGCATTGTAAAACAGTAGTACCAAAATTGCAGCAAGTAAAGCCAGGTCATTCTGTTGCCTGTCATTTATATGACACGCAGCAATGA
- a CDS encoding ABC transporter ATP-binding protein: MLEVKELETTFFTDSGNVVAVDRISFSIQEGEVLAIVGESGCGKSVTSLSIMGLVPSPPGKITNGEILLNGQDISTYTDKQMRKIRGNDIAMIFQEPMTSLNPLFTIGNQLVEAILIHHPKWSKKEAKARAIEMMRLVGLPRAEQLMKEYPHQLSGGMRQRVMIAMALVCNPKVLIADEPTTALDVTIQAQILKLMRDLNERLNTAVLLITHDLGVVAETCERVIVMYAGQIVEEAPVNEIFKNPQHPYTKGLIQSVPDMRYKKDLLYSIPGNVPKPGSIAKGCRFASRCEYAFERCRQEDPILYETSDSQKARCFLLDEKGGVMHGESAAES; encoded by the coding sequence ATGCTTGAAGTAAAAGAGCTTGAAACAACCTTTTTTACGGACAGTGGAAATGTAGTAGCGGTAGATCGTATTAGCTTTTCTATTCAAGAAGGTGAAGTACTAGCAATTGTAGGCGAATCAGGCTGCGGGAAAAGTGTGACGTCGTTATCGATTATGGGGCTCGTACCAAGTCCACCAGGGAAAATTACAAATGGCGAAATATTATTGAACGGGCAGGATATTTCAACCTACACAGATAAGCAAATGCGTAAAATTCGAGGCAATGATATCGCGATGATTTTCCAAGAACCAATGACGTCATTAAATCCTCTATTTACGATTGGGAATCAGCTTGTGGAGGCCATTTTAATTCATCATCCAAAATGGTCGAAAAAGGAGGCGAAAGCGCGAGCAATTGAAATGATGAGGCTTGTTGGGTTGCCTCGTGCAGAACAATTAATGAAAGAATACCCACATCAATTATCAGGCGGGATGCGTCAGCGTGTGATGATTGCGATGGCCCTTGTCTGCAACCCAAAAGTACTGATTGCTGATGAACCAACAACGGCACTTGATGTGACCATTCAAGCACAAATATTAAAGCTAATGCGTGATTTAAATGAACGCTTGAACACAGCGGTGCTACTGATTACGCATGACTTAGGTGTTGTAGCAGAAACCTGTGAGCGCGTTATCGTGATGTATGCAGGGCAAATTGTTGAGGAAGCACCGGTCAATGAAATTTTCAAAAATCCACAGCATCCGTATACAAAAGGTCTTATTCAGTCTGTACCAGATATGCGCTATAAAAAAGATTTATTGTACTCCATTCCTGGAAATGTACCAAAACCAGGCTCCATTGCAAAGGGATGTAGATTTGCGTCGCGTTGCGAATATGCTTTTGAACGTTGTCGCCAAGAAGACCCCATTCTCTATGAAACATCTGATTCTCAAAAGGCGAGATGTTTTTTATTAGACGAAAAAGGAGGCGTAATGCATGGCGAAAGTGCTGCTGAAAGTTGA
- a CDS encoding ABC transporter ATP-binding protein: MDSIKRYMRFVKPYKLLLFLTIVIGIIKFAIPLFLPWLLQIILDDVLLNNTLTTDEKAKQLFTWIGVALVLFFIVRPPIEYYRQYFAQNLSNNILFDIRKELYGHLQKLSLKYYANTRAGEVISRVINDVEQTKNFVMTGLMNLWLDLVTILIVVGIMFSMDVKLTIVSLLALPFYALSVKFFFGKLRSLTKERSQALAGVQSYLHERVAGMSIIKSFTLEKHEQKIFDETNGEFLNKALAHSRWNAKSFAVVNTITDMAPLIVIGFAGYLYLYEGLSIGVMVAFYAYIERLYGPLRRLVSSSTTLTQSIASMDRMFELMDEKYDVQNKQHALPLPQARGKVQFDHVTFQYDVDGKTILNDVDFIIEPGQTVAFVGMSGGGKSTIVSLIPRFYDTTDGTVKIDDYDVRDVTLESLRSQIGIVLQDNILFSDSVKQNILMGNPHATDEEIIEAAKAANAHEFIMNLPEGYDTKVGERGVKLSGGQKQRVAIARVFLKNPPILVLDEATSALDLESEALIQESLDRLAHDRTTIIIAHRLSTITHADKIIVIEHGEVSEAGTHDELMDKNGAYYNLFQVQKLD, from the coding sequence TTGGATAGTATTAAACGTTATATGCGCTTTGTAAAGCCATATAAGCTACTGTTATTTTTAACGATTGTCATTGGGATAATTAAATTTGCCATTCCACTGTTCTTACCGTGGTTGTTGCAAATTATTTTAGATGATGTGTTATTGAATAATACGCTAACAACTGATGAAAAAGCGAAACAATTATTTACTTGGATTGGTGTGGCACTCGTGCTATTTTTTATTGTACGTCCCCCAATCGAATATTACCGCCAATACTTTGCACAAAATTTGAGTAATAATATTTTATTTGATATTCGTAAAGAGCTGTACGGTCATTTGCAAAAATTAAGCTTAAAATATTATGCAAATACACGTGCTGGAGAGGTAATCTCACGTGTAATTAATGACGTAGAGCAAACGAAAAACTTTGTCATGACGGGTTTAATGAATTTATGGCTAGATTTAGTAACCATTTTAATTGTCGTAGGCATCATGTTTTCAATGGATGTAAAGCTGACGATTGTGTCACTTCTTGCGCTACCTTTTTATGCACTCAGCGTGAAATTCTTCTTCGGCAAATTGCGTAGCCTAACGAAAGAGCGTTCGCAGGCACTTGCAGGAGTCCAAAGTTATTTGCACGAACGTGTTGCAGGTATGAGCATTATAAAGAGCTTCACACTTGAAAAGCATGAGCAAAAGATTTTTGATGAAACAAATGGCGAGTTTTTAAATAAGGCACTTGCCCACTCGCGCTGGAATGCTAAATCATTTGCCGTAGTCAATACAATAACGGATATGGCGCCGCTAATTGTCATTGGCTTTGCGGGTTATCTCTATTTATATGAAGGCTTATCAATTGGGGTGATGGTTGCGTTTTATGCGTATATCGAGCGTTTGTATGGCCCATTACGCCGTTTAGTAAGCTCGTCAACAACATTAACGCAATCGATTGCTTCAATGGACCGTATGTTTGAATTGATGGATGAGAAATACGATGTGCAAAATAAACAGCATGCCCTACCACTTCCTCAAGCTCGTGGAAAGGTCCAGTTTGACCATGTAACTTTCCAATATGATGTAGATGGTAAAACAATTCTAAACGATGTTGATTTTATCATTGAACCTGGACAAACCGTTGCCTTTGTTGGGATGAGTGGTGGTGGTAAATCGACCATTGTTAGTTTAATCCCACGTTTTTATGATACGACCGATGGAACAGTGAAAATTGATGACTATGATGTGCGGGATGTTACGTTAGAATCGCTTCGTTCGCAAATTGGGATTGTGCTGCAAGACAATATTTTGTTTAGTGATTCGGTGAAGCAAAATATTTTAATGGGCAATCCACATGCAACCGATGAAGAAATAATCGAAGCAGCAAAAGCGGCAAATGCTCATGAGTTCATCATGAATCTTCCAGAAGGTTATGATACCAAAGTAGGAGAGCGCGGTGTGAAATTATCCGGTGGTCAAAAGCAACGGGTGGCGATTGCGCGTGTATTCCTGAAAAATCCACCAATTTTAGTATTGGATGAAGCAACATCCGCACTTGATTTAGAAAGTGAAGCATTAATTCAAGAATCATTAGACCGTTTAGCACATGATCGAACAACGATTATTATCGCGCATCGTTTATCGACAATCACGCATGCTGATAAAATTATTGTGATTGAACATGGCGAAGTTTCAGAAGCGGGAACACATGATGAATTGATGGACAAGAATGGTGCTTACTATAATTTATTCCAAGTGCAAAAATTAGATTAA
- the ntdP gene encoding nucleoside tri-diphosphate phosphatase produces MALPVEGEIIQIHSYKHNGNIHRVWQETMVLKATKNVMIGANEKTLVTESDGRTWLTREPSICYFHAEHWFNIICMLREDGVYYYCNISSPFVFDNNCLKYIDYDLDVKVFPDMSHALLDEDEYEQHKLEMNYPEVIDKILKRNVKTLISWIEQRRGPFAQDFIQSWTSRYELLSEIQANKSNEEPE; encoded by the coding sequence ATGGCATTACCGGTTGAAGGAGAAATTATCCAAATACATAGTTATAAGCACAATGGTAATATTCACCGTGTCTGGCAAGAAACGATGGTATTAAAAGCAACGAAAAATGTAATGATTGGTGCGAACGAAAAGACACTTGTGACTGAGTCAGATGGTCGAACTTGGCTTACGCGCGAACCATCGATTTGTTATTTCCACGCAGAGCATTGGTTTAATATTATTTGTATGTTGCGAGAAGATGGTGTGTATTATTACTGCAACATTAGTTCGCCGTTTGTATTTGATAATAATTGCCTAAAGTATATTGACTATGATTTGGATGTTAAGGTTTTCCCGGATATGAGTCATGCGTTATTAGACGAAGACGAGTACGAGCAACATAAATTGGAAATGAATTACCCCGAAGTGATTGATAAAATTTTAAAACGCAATGTCAAGACGCTGATCAGCTGGATTGAGCAACGTCGCGGTCCATTTGCTCAAGACTTTATTCAATCATGGACAAGCCGTTATGAGCTACTAAGCGAAATTCAAGCGAATAAAAGTAACGAAGAGCCTGAGTAA
- a CDS encoding carboxymuconolactone decarboxylase family protein, translating into MNERFINGLETIKQYVTEEEALRMVEHDALANIAPDLRKMIIEFAYGDIYSRPGLDAKSRALVVITAVVTQGAEPQTKTHITRGLHAGLTPTEIVEALLQLVPYIGFPRVQNALTIAQQVFQEKQLIVQK; encoded by the coding sequence ATGAATGAACGTTTTATAAATGGTTTGGAGACGATTAAGCAATATGTGACAGAAGAAGAGGCTTTGCGTATGGTGGAGCATGACGCTTTAGCTAATATTGCCCCAGATTTACGAAAAATGATTATTGAATTTGCTTATGGCGATATTTATTCAAGACCAGGTTTAGATGCTAAAAGTCGTGCACTTGTTGTCATTACAGCAGTTGTCACACAGGGTGCGGAACCACAAACAAAAACACATATTACGCGTGGTCTACATGCTGGTCTCACACCAACTGAAATTGTAGAGGCATTATTGCAATTAGTTCCCTACATAGGTTTTCCACGTGTTCAAAACGCACTCACAATTGCACAGCAGGTATTTCAAGAAAAGCAACTAATCGTGCAGAAATAA